The window CAATGGCGTACCCGCAAACCGCTGACGCGATTGGCACCGAGTCGCACCACTGAACATCCAACCCAAGCTGACCAGCCGCCTGGGACGCATCCCGCAAGCGTTTCTCGTGTGCCGGATTTTCACTGTAGAAATACGCGGGAACACGCTGGAATGCGCATCCCGCGGTGGCGCGATGTTCGATGACATCGATTGCTCGCAACCGCATGCTGGTATATTTCGCGGCGTCCTCGATGCCGAGTCTTGAAATCAGTTTAACCGGCCCGATCTCGGGATGCGCGTCCAGGTGGGCGCTGCTACCGCCTGTCGTACCGGCCCCGATCGTCATGGCCTCACAGACAATGACACGTTTGCCACGCTCCAGCAGTTCTAACGCTGTACTGAGCCCGGTAATGCCGCCGCCCATAACCAACACGTCGGTGACCTGATCACCTTGGAGCGTTGGGCGCGACGAGCGCAAAGCGCGTCGTCGCAGCCAGTACGAATCATGAATTGCCAGTGAGGTGACTTCACTGATATCCCGCTTCGCTACTTTTTTTTGGCGCTACCAGCGTCCATCGCCTCGCGATTAACCGTTTCCGCTACTTTGGAAAGCTTCTTATCGGCGGCCTCCTCCTCACCCATGTTCAGCTTGAGTTGTTCTGTCGCAGTCTTGTAGCCGAGCATCTCCGCCCACGTGCACAAGGTTCCATAGGTCGCGATTTCATAGTGCTCCACTTTCTGGCCGCACGCGATGATAACAGCATCCTTCACGGCAGGCTCGGCGTCCGTTTTGAGCATCTCGCTCGCTTCCTCAATCAGCCCCTTCATCGCCTCACATGACTTGGCGCGGGCTGCCTTTCCAGTGTCCTCGAACGCCTGCTCGACGCGGTCAACCTGTTTCTCGGTCTCTTTCAAGTGATCCTCCAAGGCCTTCTTCAAATCGGCATTGGTGGCATGCTTAATCATTTTCGGCAGTGCTTTGGTTAATTGCTTTTCGGCACTGTAGACATCGCGAAGCTCATCATAAAACGCATCGGCAAGGGAATCGAGAGACATGTTGAGAGTCCAGTTTGAGTTTAGTAACAGTTTCAGTGAATCCAGGCTAAGACGCCGTCTCATCCTCAACGGTCATCTAGCACGACATGTACCTCCAAGCAAGACGTGTACCAAACCATCAAAACGCACACCTAAAAGGTCAGCCATCATCTTGTCACAGCAAACTGGTTCTATTCGCATATCCTGCGTTCCCGATCTTCGGGAGACTTCGACCGACAAATGGCCTCCTGCAAGACAGGCAGTCGTTGCTCGGGACGACTTCATAGGTGGATGCAACAATTCTTCTTGGCCGCTCCACGCTAAGTCTGCTTCCATTACCCGCGTCAGTTTACCGCCTGCGCAAGAAGGCTCCCGCAGCAAATGATCGATTCACGATCAACAACTGAGGTGCCACGCATCATTGGACAACTCAAAATCAATCGATCTACAGGTACGTTGCAGATGCCCGTGCTTCCGGACTCTGGAAATGCGGCTCCACCGAACGGACCAACGATGAGAGACCAATGATCATTAAAACAGTTCGAACACTAACCAGATTGGCCCACGAATTGCATCTGGTTTTATTCAGGCTGCCCATGGTTCCTGAAGACTTCAGAAATTACGGCAACTCGGACCGTGGCCAAGAAGACTTGGCTATCTCCAGAACGAATTCACTCTACTTTTGATCAAGGATACGAAGATGGCCAATACAACCAACAAACCCGCATGGCAAACCGATGAAGAGATGAGCACCTGGGAACGTGTCAAGAAAGCGTTTGCCAATGACTGGGAGCAGACCAAGGCTGATTTTGGTTCAGACGAAGCCCGCGACATGGATCAAGACGTTGACGACACCATCAAACAGATGGCTGGCAGCGACGATGCCTTCGAGAATCGAGAACAAGCGTTCCGGTTTGGATATGCCGCCCAGCGCCGGTATCATTCAGATTACCCCACCTGGAATGACGACCTGGATGAACGATTGAGAGCAGATTACGGGGGCGACTACGCCCGCGATCGTCGATACATCCAGCACGCGTACGAATACCAGCATGTGGACTGAGAAAGGTTGGGAGGGAGCG of the Allorhodopirellula heiligendammensis genome contains:
- a CDS encoding ferritin-like domain-containing protein, whose translation is MSLDSLADAFYDELRDVYSAEKQLTKALPKMIKHATNADLKKALEDHLKETEKQVDRVEQAFEDTGKAARAKSCEAMKGLIEEASEMLKTDAEPAVKDAVIIACGQKVEHYEIATYGTLCTWAEMLGYKTATEQLKLNMGEEEAADKKLSKVAETVNREAMDAGSAKKK